Proteins encoded together in one Deinococcus irradiatisoli window:
- the pyk gene encoding pyruvate kinase has translation MKHFDRATKIVATIGPASRSPEVLEKMIDAGLNVVRMNFSHGSKDDHRETYTMVRELAERKGVAIGILQDLQGPKIRVARFRDGAVTLNAGDPFIITMDDVEGDETRVGTTYKGLIGDVTPGMSLLLDDGNMALRVEGVRGNDVHTTVVIGGVLKNNKGINVPEADLAVPALSDKDVEDMEFGAELGVDWVALSFVRSRDDLLLARHYLSRFGSHAKLMAKIEKPQAVDRFEDILREVDGIMVARGDLGVEMRPEQVPTIQKRLIRLCREAGKPVITATQMLESMISLPRPTRAEASDVANAIYDGTDAVMLSAESAAGLYPVESVAMMDRIAREAESSEAYNVMQAKSIDTSRPQDAIALSACNIGERLGAAAIVSFTKTGGAAVRVAKNRPRLAVLALTPNQQTRNQLALSWGVVPVLSEDPRDTDDMVRIANAELYRSRLADEGDRYVITAGVPFGVQGTTNMVRVETLRH, from the coding sequence ATGAAACATTTTGACCGCGCCACCAAGATCGTCGCCACCATCGGTCCCGCCAGCCGCAGCCCCGAAGTGCTGGAGAAAATGATCGATGCTGGCCTCAACGTGGTGCGCATGAATTTCAGCCACGGCAGCAAGGACGACCACCGCGAAACCTACACCATGGTGCGCGAACTCGCCGAGAGAAAGGGCGTGGCGATCGGCATTCTGCAGGACCTCCAAGGCCCCAAGATCCGGGTGGCCCGCTTCCGCGACGGCGCGGTGACGCTCAATGCCGGCGATCCGTTCATCATCACCATGGACGACGTGGAAGGCGACGAGACGCGGGTAGGCACCACCTACAAGGGCCTGATCGGCGACGTCACGCCGGGCATGAGCCTGCTGCTCGACGACGGCAACATGGCCCTGCGGGTCGAGGGCGTGCGCGGCAACGACGTGCACACCACCGTGGTGATCGGCGGCGTGCTGAAGAACAACAAGGGCATCAACGTGCCGGAAGCCGATCTGGCGGTGCCGGCCTTGTCCGACAAGGACGTGGAAGACATGGAGTTCGGCGCCGAGCTCGGAGTCGACTGGGTGGCGCTGAGCTTCGTGCGCAGCCGCGACGACCTGTTGCTGGCACGCCACTACCTCTCGCGCTTCGGCTCGCACGCCAAGCTGATGGCCAAGATCGAGAAGCCCCAGGCGGTCGACCGCTTCGAGGACATCCTGCGGGAAGTCGACGGCATCATGGTGGCCCGAGGTGATCTGGGCGTGGAAATGCGCCCCGAGCAGGTGCCCACCATTCAAAAGCGCCTGATCCGGCTGTGCCGCGAAGCCGGCAAGCCGGTAATCACCGCCACCCAGATGCTCGAAAGCATGATCAGCTTGCCGCGTCCCACCCGCGCCGAGGCTTCGGACGTCGCCAACGCGATTTACGACGGCACCGACGCGGTGATGCTCTCGGCCGAGTCGGCGGCGGGCCTCTACCCGGTGGAATCGGTGGCCATGATGGACCGCATCGCCAGAGAAGCCGAGAGCAGCGAAGCCTACAACGTGATGCAGGCCAAGTCCATCGATACCAGCCGCCCGCAGGACGCCATCGCCCTTTCGGCCTGCAACATCGGTGAGCGCCTGGGCGCCGCCGCCATCGTCAGCTTCACCAAGACCGGCGGCGCGGCAGTACGGGTCGCCAAGAACCGCCCGCGCCTCGCCGTGCTGGCCCTGACCCCCAACCAGCAGACCCGCAACCAGCTGGCCCTCTCCTGGGGCGTGGTGCCGGTGCTCAGCGAGGACCCCCGCGACACCGACGACATGGTGCGCATCGCCAACGCCGAGCTCTACCGCAGCCGTCTGGCCGACGAGGGCGACCGCTACGTGATCACGGCGGGCGTGCCGTTCGGGGTGCAGGGCACCACCAACATGGTGCGCGTCGAGACGCTGCGCCACTGA
- the eno gene encoding phosphopyruvate hydratase — protein sequence MNIENIKAREVLDSRGNPTLEAEVYLDSGYMGRAIVPSGASTGSHEALELRDGGKRYMGKGVLKAVENVNDKIAPALSGMDASQQGLIDAAMLELDGTANKSDLGGNAILAVSLATARAAAAELDIPLYRYLGGANARTLPLPMMNVINGGAHADNSVDFQEFMVMPVGAPTFREALRYGAETFHTLKKVLSARGYNTNVGDEGGFAPDLKSNEEALQVLLEAIEKAGYEPGKDIAIALDPAVTELYKDGQYHLESENRVLSSEQLVDFWQDWASRYPIVSIEDGLAEDDWDGWKLLTDRIGDKVQLVGDDLFVTNPERLQRGIDSGVGNAILVKVNQIGSLTESLEAIELAKRSRYGTIISHRSGESEDAFIADLAVATNAGQIKTGSASRSDRIAKYNQLLRIEDELGSAAQFLGRRALR from the coding sequence ATGAACATCGAAAACATCAAAGCTCGTGAAGTTCTGGATTCGCGCGGTAATCCGACCCTGGAAGCCGAGGTCTACCTCGACAGCGGCTACATGGGACGCGCCATCGTGCCGTCGGGAGCCTCGACCGGCAGCCACGAAGCGCTCGAACTGCGCGACGGCGGCAAGCGCTACATGGGCAAGGGCGTGCTCAAGGCCGTGGAGAACGTCAACGACAAGATCGCCCCAGCGCTTTCCGGCATGGACGCCAGCCAGCAGGGCCTGATCGACGCGGCGATGCTCGAACTCGACGGCACCGCCAACAAAAGTGATCTGGGCGGCAACGCCATCCTGGCCGTCAGCCTGGCGACCGCGCGCGCCGCCGCCGCCGAGCTCGACATCCCGCTCTACCGCTACCTGGGCGGGGCCAATGCCCGCACCCTGCCGCTGCCGATGATGAACGTGATCAACGGCGGCGCCCACGCTGACAACTCGGTGGATTTCCAGGAATTCATGGTGATGCCGGTGGGCGCGCCGACCTTCCGCGAAGCGCTGCGCTACGGCGCCGAGACCTTCCACACCCTCAAGAAGGTGCTCTCGGCCCGCGGCTACAACACCAACGTCGGCGACGAGGGCGGCTTCGCGCCGGACCTCAAGAGCAACGAGGAAGCCCTACAGGTGCTGCTCGAAGCCATCGAGAAGGCCGGCTACGAACCCGGCAAGGACATCGCCATCGCGCTCGACCCCGCCGTGACCGAGCTCTACAAGGACGGCCAGTACCACCTCGAATCCGAGAACCGGGTGCTGAGCAGCGAGCAGCTGGTGGACTTCTGGCAGGACTGGGCCAGCCGCTACCCGATCGTCAGCATCGAGGACGGCCTGGCCGAGGACGACTGGGACGGCTGGAAGCTGCTGACCGACCGCATCGGCGATAAGGTGCAGCTGGTCGGCGATGACCTGTTCGTGACCAACCCCGAGCGCCTTCAGCGCGGCATCGACAGCGGCGTGGGCAACGCCATCCTGGTGAAGGTCAACCAGATCGGCAGCCTCACCGAGTCGCTCGAAGCCATCGAGCTGGCCAAGCGCAGCCGGTACGGCACCATCATCAGCCACCGCAGCGGCGAGTCCGAGGACGCCTTCATCGCCGATCTGGCGGTCGCCACCAACGCCGGGCAGATCAAGACCGGCTCGGCCAGCCGCAGCGACCGCATCGCCAAGTACAACCAGCTGCTGAGAATCGAGGACGAACTCGGCAGCGCTGCTCAGTTCCTGGGACGCCGGGCGCTGCGCTGA
- a CDS encoding tRNA (adenine(22)-N(1))-methyltransferase → MTLDARLQTVLEFIEADVHADIGTDHARLPLALVRSGRCQRVIAVEVSAGPLALARSEVARAGLGDRIEVRHGDGLAPIGPGEVDSASLTGMGARTILGILSRARWLPPSLVVQPNAEAGALRSWARRNGYHLQNEALVPGFWRYPVLHLVSAPGPDPAYTDLPEAAALSFGPHLLRAADAQLAAELRQQERRLAALAQHGRPEVSAELQTVLTALRTLGATG, encoded by the coding sequence ATGACGCTCGATGCCCGCCTGCAAACGGTGCTGGAGTTCATCGAGGCCGACGTTCACGCCGACATCGGCACCGACCACGCCCGCCTGCCGCTGGCGCTGGTGCGTTCGGGGCGCTGTCAGCGGGTCATCGCGGTGGAGGTTTCGGCCGGGCCGCTGGCCCTGGCCCGCTCGGAGGTGGCCCGCGCCGGACTGGGTGACCGGATCGAAGTCCGGCACGGTGACGGTCTGGCGCCGATCGGCCCCGGCGAAGTGGACAGTGCCAGTCTGACCGGCATGGGTGCGCGCACCATCCTGGGCATCCTCTCGCGGGCCCGCTGGCTGCCGCCGAGCCTGGTCGTGCAGCCGAACGCCGAAGCGGGGGCGCTGCGCTCGTGGGCCCGCCGCAACGGGTATCACCTGCAGAATGAGGCGCTGGTGCCGGGCTTCTGGCGCTATCCGGTACTGCACCTGGTCTCGGCGCCCGGCCCCGATCCGGCCTATACCGACTTGCCAGAGGCGGCCGCGCTGAGCTTCGGCCCGCACCTGCTGCGCGCCGCCGATGCCCAGCTCGCCGCCGAGCTGCGCCAGCAGGAGCGCCGCCTCGCGGCCCTGGCACAGCATGGACGGCCCGAGGTGAGCGCCGAACTCCAGACGGTGCTCACGGCGCTGCGGACCCTCGGCGCCACGGGTTAG
- the argB gene encoding acetylglutamate kinase translates to MIVKYGGNAMKNPQLRRTVARELAELRTDTELVVVHGGGPFIERELDLRGLKSEFIRGLRVTTPEAMQVVEMALGKVNKELSRDIGQAVGLMGHDCQLIVAEALGGELGRVGRVVGINADLLRTLLGVQLTPVVGCVGLDRQGEALNINADTVAGAVAGALGQGVIFLTDVEGVYRAFPDPASLAPELSRQDAEEGIEAGWISGGMVPKVRAALDALERGATFATIASGMQAGVVRRAAAGQSGTRVVP, encoded by the coding sequence ATGATCGTCAAGTACGGCGGCAACGCCATGAAAAACCCCCAGCTGCGCCGCACGGTGGCGCGCGAACTCGCCGAACTGCGCACGGACACCGAACTGGTGGTGGTGCACGGCGGCGGCCCCTTCATAGAGCGCGAACTCGACCTGCGCGGGTTGAAAAGCGAATTCATCCGGGGCCTGCGTGTCACCACTCCCGAGGCGATGCAGGTCGTCGAGATGGCGCTGGGCAAGGTCAACAAGGAACTCTCGCGCGACATCGGGCAGGCGGTGGGCTTGATGGGCCACGACTGCCAGCTGATCGTGGCCGAGGCGCTGGGCGGCGAGCTGGGCCGGGTCGGGCGGGTGGTAGGCATCAACGCCGACCTGCTGAGAACCCTGCTGGGCGTGCAGCTCACCCCGGTGGTGGGCTGCGTGGGCCTCGACCGCCAGGGCGAGGCGCTCAACATCAACGCCGACACGGTGGCCGGGGCGGTGGCCGGGGCGCTGGGCCAGGGCGTCATCTTCCTGACCGACGTGGAGGGGGTCTACCGCGCTTTTCCCGATCCCGCCTCGCTGGCCCCCGAACTCAGCCGCCAGGACGCCGAAGAAGGCATCGAGGCCGGCTGGATTTCCGGCGGCATGGTGCCGAAGGTGCGCGCTGCCCTCGATGCCCTGGAGCGCGGCGCGACCTTCGCCACCATCGCCAGCGGCATGCAGGCCGGGGTGGTGCGCCGGGCGGCGGCGGGCCAGAGCGGCACCCGGGTCGTGCCGTGA
- the dnaA gene encoding chromosomal replication initiator protein DnaA, producing the protein MLAYVRKNISEVEYHTWFAPVRAIGVEQGELVLGVRNSFAQEWFRKHYLDLLEDALRSLGAQSPQVSFQVLPAAQDALMLSEPPPAPPLRQSAKAPPSAPSPAPNLNPKYIFENFVVGPNNNLAHAAALAVAESPGKAYNPLFIYGDVGLGKTHLMHAVGHYMTERFPGKRVEYVSTESFTNDLINAIRDDKMAQFRNRYRSVDLLLVDDIQFLAGKERTQEEFFHTFNALYENHKQIILSSDRPPRDIQTLEGRLRSRFEWGLITDIQSPEYETRVAILKMNAEHNRINIPQDVLELIARQVTSNIRELEGAMMRVVAFASLNNVPFSRAVAAKALSNVFTPQEIKVEMKDVLRTVAARYGLPAEVLRGAGRMREVVVPRQIAMYLIRDLTSHSLPEIGLFFGRDHSTVMHAVSKVSENLEKDAELTLTLADLKRQLSGLDDPENDVQDTRF; encoded by the coding sequence GAAAGCATTACCTCGACCTGCTCGAAGACGCCCTGCGCTCGCTGGGGGCCCAGAGCCCGCAGGTCAGCTTTCAGGTGCTGCCGGCCGCCCAGGACGCCCTGATGCTCTCCGAGCCGCCGCCCGCGCCGCCCCTGCGCCAGAGCGCCAAAGCGCCGCCCAGCGCGCCGAGCCCGGCGCCGAACCTCAATCCCAAGTACATCTTCGAGAACTTCGTGGTGGGGCCCAACAACAACCTGGCCCACGCGGCGGCGCTCGCCGTGGCCGAGTCGCCCGGCAAGGCCTACAACCCGCTGTTCATCTACGGCGACGTGGGCCTGGGCAAAACCCACCTGATGCACGCCGTCGGGCACTACATGACCGAGCGCTTCCCCGGCAAGCGGGTCGAGTACGTCTCCACCGAGTCGTTTACCAATGACCTGATCAACGCCATTCGCGACGACAAGATGGCGCAGTTTCGCAACCGCTACCGCAGCGTGGACCTGCTGCTGGTCGACGACATTCAGTTTCTGGCCGGCAAGGAGCGCACCCAGGAGGAGTTCTTCCACACCTTCAACGCGCTCTACGAAAACCACAAACAGATCATCCTGAGTTCCGACCGGCCGCCGCGCGACATCCAGACGCTGGAAGGCCGTCTCAGAAGCCGCTTCGAGTGGGGCCTGATCACCGATATCCAGTCGCCGGAATACGAAACGCGGGTGGCGATTCTCAAGATGAATGCCGAGCACAACCGCATCAACATTCCCCAGGACGTGCTGGAACTCATCGCCCGGCAGGTCACCAGCAACATCCGTGAACTCGAGGGCGCCATGATGCGGGTGGTGGCCTTTGCCAGCCTGAACAACGTGCCGTTTTCCCGCGCCGTGGCGGCCAAGGCGCTCTCGAACGTGTTCACGCCGCAGGAAATCAAGGTCGAGATGAAAGACGTGCTTCGGACGGTCGCGGCGCGCTACGGCCTGCCGGCCGAGGTGCTGCGCGGGGCCGGGCGGATGCGCGAGGTGGTGGTGCCGCGCCAGATCGCCATGTACCTCATCCGCGACCTGACCAGCCACTCGTTGCCGGAGATCGGGCTGTTTTTCGGGCGCGACCACTCGACGGTCATGCATGCCGTGTCCAAAGTCAGCGAGAACTTGGAAAAAGACGCCGAGCTGACCTTGACGCTGGCCGACCTCAAACGCCAGCTCAGCGGCCTCGACGATCCGGAAAACGACGTGCAGGACACCCGATTCTGA
- the tyrS gene encoding tyrosine--tRNA ligase produces MNDIRRHLPVDEQLSLLKRGVADLVSEDDLRRKLERSLETGEPLRVKLGADPTRPDLHLGHAVILRKMRQFQDLGHKVIMLIGDFTAIIGDPTGKSKTRPPLTLEETRANAQSYLEQCKLVLRQDPEVLELRYNAEWLEPMGYADVIRLASRYTVARILERDDFTKRLSGGVPIALHELLYPLTQGYDSVALHADVELGGTDQLFNNLVGRALQRDYDQEPQVVMTLPLLVGLDGVEKMSKSLDNYIGLTDEPHVMFAKLMKVPDTLLENYFTLLTDVPEARIRELLAGHPVEAHKVLAREVTRFFAPDADLDAALERFQAVAKGGIPENIPSFTVPSADATAEGTYPAARLMVLAGLETSLGAARRTIQGRGLKVDGQPFLEPQGALALPASGVVIQKGKDKFARMLPES; encoded by the coding sequence ATGAACGACATCCGCCGTCACCTGCCTGTAGACGAACAGCTCAGCCTCCTCAAGCGCGGCGTCGCCGATCTGGTTTCGGAAGACGATCTGCGGCGCAAGCTGGAGCGCAGCCTCGAGACCGGAGAGCCGCTGCGCGTCAAGCTGGGCGCCGATCCCACCCGGCCCGACCTGCACCTGGGCCACGCAGTGATTTTGCGCAAGATGCGCCAGTTTCAGGACCTGGGCCACAAGGTCATCATGCTGATCGGCGACTTTACCGCCATCATCGGCGACCCCACCGGCAAGTCCAAGACCCGCCCGCCGCTGACCCTGGAAGAAACCCGCGCCAATGCCCAGAGCTACCTGGAGCAGTGCAAGCTGGTGCTGCGCCAGGACCCCGAAGTGCTGGAGCTGCGCTACAACGCCGAGTGGCTCGAACCGATGGGCTACGCCGACGTGATCCGGCTGGCCAGCCGCTACACCGTGGCCCGCATTCTGGAGAGAGACGACTTCACCAAGCGCCTCTCCGGCGGGGTGCCGATCGCCCTGCACGAGCTGCTCTACCCGCTGACCCAGGGCTACGATTCGGTGGCCCTGCACGCCGACGTGGAACTCGGCGGCACCGACCAGCTGTTCAACAACTTGGTGGGGCGCGCCCTGCAGCGCGACTACGATCAGGAACCGCAGGTGGTGATGACGCTGCCGCTCCTGGTGGGCCTCGACGGGGTGGAGAAGATGTCCAAGAGCCTGGACAACTACATCGGCCTCACCGACGAGCCGCACGTCATGTTCGCCAAGCTGATGAAGGTGCCCGACACCCTGCTGGAGAACTACTTCACCTTGCTGACCGACGTGCCGGAAGCCCGGATTCGTGAGCTGCTCGCCGGCCACCCGGTGGAGGCGCACAAGGTGCTGGCCCGCGAAGTGACCCGCTTCTTCGCGCCCGACGCCGACCTGGACGCGGCGCTGGAGCGCTTTCAAGCGGTCGCCAAGGGCGGCATCCCGGAAAACATTCCCAGCTTCACGGTGCCTTCGGCCGACGCCACTGCGGAAGGCACCTACCCCGCCGCCCGACTGATGGTGCTGGCGGGCCTGGAAACGTCCCTGGGGGCGGCGCGGCGCACCATCCAGGGCAGAGGACTCAAGGTCGACGGCCAGCCCTTCCTGGAGCCTCAGGGCGCCCTGGCCCTTCCTGCAAGCGGCGTGGTAATTCAGAAAGGCAAGGACAAGTTCGCCCGGATGCTGCCGGAAAGCTGA
- a CDS encoding histidine phosphatase family protein — MSRGAENATLLLARHGRTAYNQAGRIQGRSVVPLDEVGVQEARHLAAHLQGLPQPPTQLWSSDLLRAEQTAGEVAARLNLPVRLDARLREQDFGEYEGRALSGLLETDPAFREAWTQDFSLLHPPGGERFADTAARLRHWFEDARPRQKSEVVLAVSHGLALHALLCELTGLNSGEARRRTLFHHANAAYTALTLDPASGRLLEYSAVQSGHLPVAATSSTS, encoded by the coding sequence GTGAGCCGCGGCGCAGAGAACGCCACCCTGCTGCTGGCCCGGCACGGCCGCACCGCCTACAACCAGGCCGGGCGCATTCAGGGGCGCTCGGTGGTGCCGCTCGACGAAGTGGGGGTGCAAGAAGCCCGGCACCTCGCCGCCCACCTGCAGGGCCTGCCGCAGCCGCCCACCCAGCTCTGGTCGAGCGACCTGCTGCGGGCCGAGCAGACTGCCGGCGAGGTGGCCGCGCGGCTGAACCTGCCCGTCAGGCTCGACGCCCGGCTGCGCGAGCAGGACTTTGGCGAGTACGAGGGCCGCGCCCTCAGCGGACTGCTCGAAACCGACCCGGCCTTCCGCGAGGCCTGGACCCAGGACTTCAGCTTGCTGCACCCGCCGGGCGGCGAGCGCTTCGCCGACACGGCGGCCCGGCTGCGGCATTGGTTCGAGGACGCCCGCCCGAGGCAGAAAAGCGAGGTGGTGCTGGCCGTCTCGCACGGTCTGGCCCTGCACGCTCTGCTGTGCGAACTGACCGGCCTCAACTCCGGCGAGGCGAGAAGGCGCACCCTGTTTCACCACGCCAACGCCGCCTACACCGCCCTGACCCTGGACCCGGCCAGCGGCCGCCTGCTGGAGTACAGCGCGGTGCAGAGCGGGCATCTACCGGTCGCGGCGACCTCCTCAACCTCCTAA
- a CDS encoding YqhA family protein: MAPPRPPNSGNTFFGLTRLIVEFGVLSSFLFSLVLFVGGTLRTVAVIWEALPDLAGEDTGKTLLIAAVEQTDTLLIATALLIISLGLQSLFVGRVVNVPAWLSIRSFDDLKQKLLGIVVVALAVKFFSVAVKWESGSSLNLLTFGLGVAAVMLAIGLYSFILPRLEHAPQEGDSDADPT, encoded by the coding sequence GTGGCTCCCCCGCGCCCGCCAAATTCTGGCAACACCTTCTTCGGTCTGACCCGCCTGATCGTGGAGTTCGGGGTGCTGTCGAGCTTTCTGTTCTCGCTGGTGCTGTTCGTGGGCGGCACCCTGCGAACGGTGGCGGTGATCTGGGAAGCGCTGCCGGACCTGGCCGGCGAGGACACCGGCAAGACGCTGCTGATCGCCGCCGTCGAGCAGACCGACACCCTCCTGATCGCCACCGCCCTGCTGATCATCAGCCTGGGATTGCAGTCGCTGTTCGTGGGCCGGGTCGTCAACGTGCCGGCCTGGCTCTCGATTCGCAGCTTCGACGACCTCAAGCAAAAGCTCCTGGGCATCGTGGTGGTGGCGCTGGCGGTCAAGTTCTTCAGCGTGGCGGTCAAATGGGAAAGCGGCAGCAGCCTGAACCTGCTGACCTTCGGCCTGGGGGTGGCGGCCGTGATGCTGGCGATCGGGCTCTACAGCTTTATCCTGCCCCGGCTCGAGCATGCTCCTCAGGAAGGCGACAGCGACGCCGACCCCACATGA
- a CDS encoding GNAT family N-acetyltransferase produces MNVLPLTLEHAPHLHELYRATPSYFALLGSPVPSLHEVTRDVETALYDARRRLELLYHEGQLIGSLDYKLNYPHDGDVTINLLLIRGDRQSSGLGAQVVRDLERRLPQGQRLLASVLGDNRRAVKFWERLGFVFATDARPVMTWYAKPLPAALSESG; encoded by the coding sequence TTGAACGTTTTACCGCTGACGTTAGAACACGCCCCGCACCTGCACGAGCTGTACCGCGCCACGCCCAGCTACTTCGCGCTGCTGGGTAGTCCGGTGCCCTCGCTGCACGAGGTGACGCGCGACGTCGAAACGGCGCTCTACGACGCTCGGCGCCGTCTGGAGCTGCTGTACCACGAAGGCCAGCTGATCGGCAGCCTCGATTACAAGCTCAACTACCCGCACGACGGCGACGTGACCATCAACCTGCTGCTGATCAGGGGAGACCGGCAGTCGAGCGGGCTGGGCGCCCAGGTGGTGCGCGACCTGGAACGCCGTCTGCCGCAGGGGCAGCGGCTGCTGGCCAGCGTGCTGGGCGACAACCGCCGGGCGGTGAAGTTCTGGGAGCGGCTGGGTTTTGTCTTCGCCACCGACGCCCGCCCGGTGATGACCTGGTATGCCAAGCCGCTGCCGGCGGCGCTGAGCGAATCGGGCTGA
- the dnaN gene encoding DNA polymerase III subunit beta — protein MQAHVTKKTLSEGLGLLERVIPSRSSNPLLTALKVEATERGLLLSGTNLEIDLSCVVPAEIQRPASFVVPAHLFAQIVRNLGGELVELELSGSELSVRASGSEFKLQTGDLEAYPELAFSSQVDATLSASELARSLSSVRYAASNEAFQAVFRGIKVEQHGSVARVVASDGFRLALREFSAPGEARNLIIPARSADELVRVLRDGEVRLSYGDGLLGIQTDRVRMNVKLLDGDFPDYERVIPRDIKLTVILPAAALKEAVSRVAVLADKNANNRVEFQVSEGKLRLAAEGDYGRGQDTLEVQQEGSEPAMSLGFNAKYVLDALGPIEGEAELRFSGPTSPAMFKASGDGGYLAVVVPLRI, from the coding sequence ATGCAAGCACATGTCACCAAGAAAACCCTCAGCGAAGGTCTGGGCCTGCTCGAACGGGTGATTCCCAGCCGCAGCAGCAACCCGCTGCTCACGGCACTGAAAGTCGAGGCCACCGAACGCGGCCTGCTGCTCAGCGGCACCAACCTCGAAATCGACCTCAGCTGCGTGGTCCCGGCGGAAATTCAGCGCCCGGCATCGTTCGTGGTGCCGGCGCACCTGTTCGCGCAGATCGTTCGCAATCTGGGCGGCGAACTCGTCGAACTAGAACTCAGCGGTTCGGAACTTTCGGTGCGGGCCAGCGGCTCGGAATTCAAGTTGCAGACCGGCGATCTGGAGGCCTACCCCGAGCTGGCGTTTTCCTCGCAGGTCGATGCCACCTTGAGCGCCTCGGAACTGGCCCGCTCGCTTTCCAGCGTGCGCTACGCGGCCAGCAACGAAGCGTTCCAGGCGGTATTCCGGGGCATCAAGGTCGAGCAGCACGGCAGCGTGGCGCGGGTGGTGGCCTCCGACGGCTTCCGGCTGGCCCTGCGCGAATTCAGCGCGCCCGGCGAAGCCCGCAACCTGATCATCCCGGCCCGCAGCGCCGACGAACTGGTGCGGGTGCTGCGCGACGGCGAGGTGCGCTTGTCGTACGGTGACGGCCTGCTGGGCATCCAGACCGACCGCGTTCGGATGAACGTCAAGCTGCTCGACGGCGACTTTCCCGATTACGAACGGGTGATTCCCCGCGACATCAAACTGACCGTGATCCTGCCGGCGGCGGCGCTCAAGGAAGCGGTCTCGCGGGTGGCGGTGCTGGCCGACAAGAACGCCAACAACCGGGTGGAATTCCAGGTCAGCGAAGGCAAGCTGCGCCTGGCGGCCGAGGGCGATTACGGGCGCGGCCAGGACACCCTCGAGGTGCAGCAGGAAGGCAGCGAGCCGGCCATGAGCCTGGGCTTCAACGCCAAGTATGTGCTCGACGCGCTCGGCCCCATCGAAGGCGAGGCCGAGCTGCGCTTTTCCGGTCCCACCAGCCCGGCGATGTTCAAGGCCAGCGGCGACGGCGGGTACCTCGCGGTGGTGGTGCCGCTGCGGATCTGA
- a CDS encoding MOSC domain-containing protein — MHTLHDLRSTFPRPGRVDWLGIRPARRAELLSLPQVEVIEHLGLVGDHGKARVPRLRALTGQSGEAPLSVSAKPPTPGAPGKRQVTLIQAEHFPVMAALAGLPEVTPEMLRRNIVVSGVPLLALKDRRFQVGEVILEGTGECHPCSRMEENLGPGGYNVVRGHGGLTARVVRGGLIRLGDTLAPLA; from the coding sequence ATGCACACCCTGCACGACCTGCGCTCGACGTTTCCTCGCCCCGGCCGGGTGGATTGGCTGGGCATTCGCCCGGCCCGGCGCGCCGAACTGCTGAGCCTGCCGCAAGTGGAGGTCATCGAGCACCTGGGCCTCGTGGGCGACCACGGCAAGGCCAGGGTGCCGCGCCTGCGCGCCCTGACCGGGCAGAGCGGAGAAGCGCCGCTGTCCGTGAGCGCCAAGCCGCCCACCCCTGGCGCGCCGGGCAAGCGGCAGGTCACGCTGATTCAGGCCGAGCACTTCCCGGTGATGGCCGCGCTCGCCGGGCTGCCGGAAGTCACACCCGAGATGCTGCGGCGCAACATCGTGGTGTCGGGGGTGCCGCTGCTGGCACTCAAGGACCGGCGTTTTCAGGTCGGCGAGGTGATCCTGGAAGGCACCGGGGAGTGCCACCCCTGCTCAAGGATGGAAGAGAACCTGGGGCCGGGCGGGTACAACGTCGTGCGTGGGCACGGAGGCCTGACGGCGCGGGTGGTGCGCGGCGGCCTGATCCGGCTGGGCGACACGCTCGCCCCGCTGGCCTGA